The following proteins are encoded in a genomic region of Sesamum indicum cultivar Zhongzhi No. 13 linkage group LG8, S_indicum_v1.0, whole genome shotgun sequence:
- the LOC105167773 gene encoding LOW QUALITY PROTEIN: pre-mRNA splicing factor SR-like 1 (The sequence of the model RefSeq protein was modified relative to this genomic sequence to represent the inferred CDS: inserted 2 bases in 1 codon), producing the protein MAEIKSSGRPIDQLLEKVLCMNILSSDYFRDLLRLKTYHEVIDEIYVTVTHVEPWMTGNCRGPSTAFCLLYKFFTMKLTVKQMHGLLKHPDSPYIRAIGFLYLRYIADPKTLWSWYEPYLKDDEEFSPGSNGRMTTMGVYIRDLLLGQYYFDTLFPRIPVPVMRTVVANLENMKLPSKHCGVTGESTRGSEETARRPPSVKAALSVSFGQRAPHRASTRDSSPVRRTVTPSYDRDDDSRRSPNRHRSQSRDLSDREXXXXDRERDRGRERDRERDRGRERDRSRDRDRDRERERERGRDRDRDRDRESIRERDRERDRDRRYDYDRRSRDSYRRDYDSHRSDHDEHYHREGSSRRSRSRSRSRSTSRSIYGHDQSRPSPSGHDSKEKASASSNLAKLKDLYGDLSNQKEDAGKDKGPNRPSGTEEVIRLGGSTWR; encoded by the exons ATGGCTGAGATAAAGTCATCTGGGAGGCCAATTGATCAATTGTTGGAGAAGGTCCTTTGCATGAATATACTTTCTTCTGATTACTTCCGGGATCTTCTAAGATTGAAGACATATCATGAAGtgattgatgaaatttatgtTACTGTCACACATGTCGAGCCATGGATGACTGGCAACTGTCGGGGCCCATCAACTGCGTTCTGCCTTCTTTACAAATTCTTCACCATGAAACTCACTgtcaaacaaatgcatggccTGTTGAAGCACCCAGATTCTCCTTACATAAGAGCT ATAGGATTTCTTTATTTGAGGTATATTGCAGATCCGAAGACATTATGGAGTTGGTATGAACCATATCTAAAAGATGATGAG GAATTTTCTCCTGGTTCTAATGGCCGAATGACTACAATGGGTGTTTACATTCGGGATTTGCTTCTTGGACAG TATTACTTCGACACACTTTTCCCCCGTATACCTGTTCCTGTTATGCGGACAGTTGTAGCCaatcttgaaaatatgaaactgCCTTCGAAACACTGTGGAGTTACTGGTGAGTCCACCCGTGGATCTGAGGAGACTGCCAGGAGGCCACCTTCTGTCAAAGCCGCCCTCTCTGTCTCTTTTGGTCAGCGTGCTCCTCATCGTGCATCAACTAGGGATTCATCTCCCGTTCGTCGTACGGTTACTCCATCTTATGACAGGGATGATGATTCAAGACGGTCTCCAAATCGTCACCGGAGCCAGAGCCGAGATTTATCTGATCGAGA NNNNNNNNNNGACAGGGAGAGGGACAGAGGCAGGGAGAGAGACAGGGAGAGGGACAGAGGCAGGGAGAGAGATCGCTCTCGCGATCGTGACCGAGATCGAGAGAGGGAACGAGAAAGGGGCAGAGACAGAGATAGAGATAGAGACAGAGAGTCGATAAGAGAAAGGGACAGAGAGAGGGATAGAGATAGGAGGTATGATTATGATAGAAGGTCCCGAGATAGCTATAGGAGGGATTACGATAGCCATAGGAGCGACCATGATGAACACTATCACAGAGAAGGTAGCTCCCGCCGTAGCAGGAGTAGGAGTAGGAGCCGGAGTACAAGTCGGAGCATTTATGGACATGACCAGAGTCGTCCTAGTCCCTCTGGACACGACAGCAAGGAGAAGGCATCTGCATCTAGTAATCTTGCCAAGCTTAAAGATCTGTACGGTGACTTGAGCAATCAAAAGGAGGATGCTGGCAAGGACAAGGGTCCTAACAGGCCTAGTGGTACTGAGGAGGTGATCAGACTCGGGGGTTCTACGTGGAGGTAG